In bacterium, one DNA window encodes the following:
- a CDS encoding PAS domain-containing protein, which produces MDKRKIERPPCGRPDFRALFESAPGLYLVLTPELVIAAVSDAYARATMTCREEVVGRDLFDVFPDNPDDPATEGVRNLRASLERVIRSKVADSMPVQKYDIRKPEAAGGGFEERYWSPHNKPVLDADGTLIYIIHCVVDITEFVKLKNARAEQQQLTREARQQVEMMESQIFRRAQEVAEASRQLKEANAEYKRAEEEARAAKALAESILENIPNMVFVKDAKELRFVRFNRAGEALLGYSREQLIGKSDYDFFPPEEADFFTSQDRAVLEGGQLVDIPEEPIQTKDKQVRFLHTKKLPINGPDGKPAYLLGISEDITERKLAEERIRQLNLDLLRRASQLEAANKELESFSYSVSHDLRSPLRSLDGFSRALMEDYGAVLDATAVEYLNRIRAAAQRMDELIDALLQLSRFSRQSMHFRPVDVTALGNRIIGELRKQHPERVVETLVDGEMAAHADPRLLAVVLQNLLGNAWKYTSRRSVAHVHFGVRRDGPAPVFFIRDDGAGFDMEYSDKLFGAFQRLHSADEFEGTGIGLATVQRIIARHGGRVWAEAAVGAGATFYFTLSAEASGGNNEQGEMGPPRGGQPGRRGVDLAGVEAS; this is translated from the coding sequence ATGGACAAGCGCAAGATTGAGCGACCACCGTGCGGCCGTCCCGATTTCCGCGCGCTGTTCGAATCCGCGCCGGGCTTGTATTTGGTGCTCACGCCGGAGCTTGTGATTGCGGCGGTGAGCGACGCCTATGCCCGCGCGACAATGACCTGTCGGGAGGAGGTCGTCGGGCGCGATCTCTTTGACGTCTTTCCCGACAACCCCGATGACCCGGCGACGGAGGGCGTGCGAAATCTGCGCGCATCACTGGAGCGCGTCATTCGGAGCAAAGTTGCCGACTCGATGCCCGTGCAAAAATACGACATCCGCAAACCGGAAGCGGCGGGCGGGGGATTTGAGGAGCGGTATTGGAGTCCGCACAATAAGCCGGTTCTCGACGCCGATGGCACACTGATCTACATCATCCACTGCGTGGTCGACATCACGGAGTTTGTGAAGCTCAAGAATGCCCGCGCCGAGCAACAACAGTTGACGCGGGAGGCGCGCCAGCAAGTAGAGATGATGGAGTCGCAAATCTTCCGGCGAGCGCAGGAGGTGGCGGAAGCAAGCCGTCAACTCAAGGAAGCCAACGCGGAGTACAAGCGGGCCGAAGAAGAGGCCCGCGCCGCCAAGGCGCTTGCCGAATCGATACTGGAGAACATTCCCAATATGGTGTTCGTCAAGGATGCCAAGGAGCTGCGCTTTGTCCGTTTCAACAGGGCGGGGGAAGCGCTCCTGGGATACTCCCGCGAGCAACTGATCGGCAAAAGCGATTACGACTTCTTTCCGCCGGAGGAGGCGGACTTCTTCACGTCGCAGGACCGTGCCGTGCTCGAGGGCGGTCAACTTGTCGACATTCCCGAGGAGCCGATCCAGACCAAAGACAAGCAAGTGCGGTTCCTGCACACCAAGAAGCTGCCGATTAACGGACCCGACGGGAAGCCGGCGTATCTGCTGGGAATCTCCGAGGACATCACGGAGCGAAAACTGGCCGAGGAGCGAATCCGCCAGCTCAATCTGGATCTGTTGCGCCGCGCCAGTCAACTGGAGGCGGCCAACAAGGAGCTGGAGTCGTTCAGTTATTCCGTCTCGCACGACCTTCGCTCGCCCCTCCGGAGTCTGGACGGATTCAGCCGCGCCCTGATGGAGGACTACGGCGCTGTGCTCGACGCGACGGCGGTGGAGTACCTCAACCGGATTCGCGCCGCCGCCCAACGGATGGATGAGCTCATTGACGCGTTGTTGCAGTTGTCGCGCTTCAGCCGGCAGAGCATGCACTTCCGACCGGTCGACGTGACGGCCCTGGGCAATCGCATCATCGGCGAACTGCGAAAGCAGCATCCGGAGCGCGTCGTGGAGACTCTCGTCGACGGCGAGATGGCCGCGCACGCCGACCCGCGGCTGCTTGCGGTTGTTCTCCAAAATCTGCTGGGAAATGCATGGAAGTACACGTCGCGCCGATCGGTTGCGCACGTCCATTTTGGAGTGCGTCGGGACGGGCCGGCACCCGTCTTTTTCATCCGGGATGACGGCGCCGGTTTCGACATGGAGTATTCCGACAAGCTCTTTGGCGCGTTTCAGCGACTGCATTCCGCCGACGAGTTTGAAGGCACGGGAATTGGTTTGGCCACGGTCCAGCGCATCATCGCCCGACACGGAGGGCGCGTGTGGGCCGAGGCCGCGGTGGGGGCCGGAGCGACGTTCTATTTCACGCTCTCAGCAGAAGCATCGGGGGGCAATAATGAACAAGGAGAAATGGGTCCTCCTCGTGGAGGACAACCCGGACGACGTGGCGTTGACCTTGCGGGCGTTGAAGCGTCATAA
- a CDS encoding response regulator — protein MNKEKWVLLVEDNPDDVALTLRALKRHNITNEIVVAHDGVEALALLHGAETESARGTTGLPQVVLLDLKLPRLDGLGVLQRIRAHPRTKLLPVVILTSSLEEQDLLKGYSLGANSYIRKPVDFEQFVEAVRNLGLYWLLMNEVPETVRTVQ, from the coding sequence ATGAACAAGGAGAAATGGGTCCTCCTCGTGGAGGACAACCCGGACGACGTGGCGTTGACCTTGCGGGCGTTGAAGCGTCATAACATCACCAACGAGATCGTCGTGGCGCACGATGGAGTGGAGGCGCTTGCCCTGCTCCATGGGGCTGAAACGGAGTCGGCGCGCGGGACGACGGGTCTGCCACAGGTGGTCCTGCTGGATCTCAAGCTGCCGCGCCTTGACGGGCTGGGTGTGCTCCAGCGGATCCGTGCACATCCCCGGACGAAGCTTCTCCCGGTGGTCATTCTGACGTCCTCGCTGGAGGAGCAGGATCTCCTGAAGGGCTATTCGCTGGGCGCGAACAGCTACATTCGCAAACCCGTGGACTTTGAGCAATTTGTGGAGGCGGTTCGGAATCTGGGGCTGTATTGGCTCCTCATGAACGAGGTCCCGGAAACGGTGAGGACTGTCCAATGA